From the Lactobacillus johnsonii genome, the window CATAAAGAATAAAACAAATGGTGCTGTTAATAAGGTCATAAAAATCATTGTAATTACGTTAACAGCAGATGACAAGTTACTCAAGGCTAAATTGAAGCTATCCTGACCTGTTTTAAACATTTTAGTTTGTGCATCAGAAATAGCTTGATTAATTCCTCCGCGAACTCCATTTAAACGTGGATCGCGAATCATCTTTTCGAAACCTTTTTGTGCATCTTTCCAATAAGTTGGCCAATTCTTTACTAGGGAATCAGTTTGATGCTGAATAATAGGGATCAAAGTATTAATGATCCAAATCAATCCTCCTACAACGATAACAAATAGTAGAATAATCGTAATTATTCGGGGAACTTTTAATTTTTTCTCCATCCAATCAACTACTGGATCCATTAAATAGTATTGGATTGATGCAACTAAAATTGGTGGAAAAATTGCATTAAAAAATGTCCAAAAAGGATTTAACACAAAAGAAATTTGGTTAAATACCAAAATGATCAAGAAGAACAATAAAATATTAAGTAAGGCTATGCTAAAACGGTTGTTCAAAAACCACTTAACAAAAAAATTACTCTTCTGATGATGTTTTTTTACATCCATAGCTTTCCCTCTTATCTATGTTCATAGGTAATCCAGTCGCCTACCTTAAATTCTGGCATTTTTTCTTTAGAATCTTTTTCTAAATATATAGCATTAGTCATTGGCTTTTTTGGAACTTCATCAGTAAATACTAAAGTAGCATGACCAATAGCTTGCATATTCATTTGAACCATTGGCCCAACATATAAGGCTAGATAAGTAGTACCATCAATTGTGATAGAATCGTCTTTTTTAAAGACAAATTTTTCTACTGGTGTTGCTGGATCGAACCCTTGTAATACAGCAACATCCCGCAACTTATCAGTAGCTTTATTATCAAACAAAATTACGATGTTATCTGCTGGATCTAATGCTTCCGAACCAATAGCAGTAATTGTAGAATTCCATTTCATTTTTATCAACCTCTTTATTAAATTTTACCATATCAACTTATTTATCCAATAACACTTAATTGCGATTGCCTATTCTTACTAAAAGGTAGAAAATAAATATGTTATGGAAAGTTTTTATCAGGAGGCTAACATAAAAATTATGAAAGTTTGGTTTGGTGGCTATACGAGCCATGACTCAAAAGGTATTTATACTGTTAATGTTGAAAATGATGGAACTGATATTAAACTAACTAATATTAAAAATACTGTTGAAGTTGAAAGACCAACGTATTTCCAATTAGTTGGTGATTTATTGTTTACTATCATCCAAAAAGGCGACCAAAGCGGTATTGCTACCTATAGAATTAAAAATGGTGAAGCTGAAAAATTAGATACCTATTTTCACAAAGGAGCAGCTCCTTGCTACATCAGTGTTGATCCACAAAAGCATTTAGTTTTCACTGCAAATTATCACTTAGCAACTATTAATGTGTTTTCTTACGACAAAAATGGAAAATTAACCTTCATTACTAACGACAAACATGAGGGTCATGGACCAAGAGTAGAACAAGATCAGGCTCACCCACATTTCTTCGATGAAACTCCTGCTGGTAATTTAGTTTCATGTGATTTAGGAATCGACGCTGTTGATTTTTATAAGTTAGACGATAACAGATTAAAACACCTAGCACGCTATCAAATGGAAAAAGGCTTTGGTACTCGGCACCTTACCTTTTCACCAGATGGTAAAACCATGTACATTGTTGGTGAATTATCTAGTCAGGTTAATGTTGCCCGTTTAAATGAAAACACTTGGGAATTTGAGGATATAGCAACATATAAGACTATCCCGGATGATTTTACTGATCATAATGGAGCTGCTGCAATTCGAATTTCTAAAGATGGAAAATTTATTTATATTTCTAATCGTGGTCATGATTCAATTGCTGTCTTTAAAGTTTTAGATGATGGAAAACTAGAATTAGCCCAAAGAATTTCTGTCTTTGGTTCCTTCCCACGTGATTTTAACTGGGATAAAGCAGAAAAGTACCTAGTTGTAGCTAATCAAAATACTAATAACGCAACTCTTTACCGTCGAAACTCTGAAACCGGTAATCTAACTCCAATTCAAAAAGACATTTCTGTTCCTGAAGCTACACGCGTATTATTTGAAGAAGATTAAACTCATTCTATAAATTAAGCCATGAATATTCATGGCTTTTCTTTATTTATTGGAAAAAGGATATACAATATGCAAAATAATGCAGCTGATAAACTTTCACCTTTCACGAAATTAACAATAGAACAACAAAATCTAATTACTCAAATTATTTCTTTTACTAAACAACACATTAATCGGAACTTTCCCGCTGTTTTCACCATCTATGGCGAGGCTGGTACAGGAAAAAGCGTTGTTCTTTCTTCCCTGTTTTACCAAATACAAAAATTACGTCATGATAAAACTAGTAGTATTT encodes:
- a CDS encoding AI-2E family transporter, whose product is MDVKKHHQKSNFFVKWFLNNRFSIALLNILLFFLIILVFNQISFVLNPFWTFFNAIFPPILVASIQYYLMDPVVDWMEKKLKVPRIITIILLFVIVVGGLIWIINTLIPIIQHQTDSLVKNWPTYWKDAQKGFEKMIRDPRLNGVRGGINQAISDAQTKMFKTGQDSFNLALSNLSSAVNVITMIFMTLLTAPFVLFFMLKDGHRLNPYVTKFAPKKLQPSFSSLLSDINGAVASYIRGQITVAFWVGVMFAIGYSVIGLNYGITLAVLAGILNMIPYFGTFIAFIPAIILGLISSPMMLIKVLIVFVIEQTLEGRVISPLVMGNKMNMNPVTTILLLIGASAVAGLWGVIFAIPVYAVIKIIVTRLFNYYRKISNLYDDESIEDSDTQGSKE
- a CDS encoding lactonase family protein, with the translated sequence MKVWFGGYTSHDSKGIYTVNVENDGTDIKLTNIKNTVEVERPTYFQLVGDLLFTIIQKGDQSGIATYRIKNGEAEKLDTYFHKGAAPCYISVDPQKHLVFTANYHLATINVFSYDKNGKLTFITNDKHEGHGPRVEQDQAHPHFFDETPAGNLVSCDLGIDAVDFYKLDDNRLKHLARYQMEKGFGTRHLTFSPDGKTMYIVGELSSQVNVARLNENTWEFEDIATYKTIPDDFTDHNGAAAIRISKDGKFIYISNRGHDSIAVFKVLDDGKLELAQRISVFGSFPRDFNWDKAEKYLVVANQNTNNATLYRRNSETGNLTPIQKDISVPEATRVLFEED
- a CDS encoding PTS glucitol/sorbitol transporter subunit IIA; its protein translation is MKWNSTITAIGSEALDPADNIVILFDNKATDKLRDVAVLQGFDPATPVEKFVFKKDDSITIDGTTYLALYVGPMVQMNMQAIGHATLVFTDEVPKKPMTNAIYLEKDSKEKMPEFKVGDWITYEHR